The sequence TTGCATCCACAGCAGAGGTACCGTTTACAATTTGATCAAATAGTATCTGGAATGCTATTGGTGAATTCTTATATTGTTGAGCTATCTCTTTTAACATTTCTTGCCCAAGCGAATCTAATAGCTCAGTATATCTCGGGTCATTTTGTATACTATCCCACAAATCTTTTTCTCCCCTACCGAGCACTCGCCTTAAAAAGTCTCCTCCATAACTAACCCCACTATTATCTATATCCAAGATCGTAAATCTACCTTTTACTACCCCTTCGTCCAAAGCTTGCCATAGATCACCTAGTCCACTGTCCCTGGTGAACCCTACTGCAGTAGCCAAATTGGTCGGAAAATGTAGCAATACTCGCTTAACTAGATTTTTGACAAATCCTGAAAACACTGGATATTCTTGATTGAGCCTCTTGTCACCTGAATGATAACGAGCCAATAATCCTCTAATCCGTTCTAACCTTCTGAGCTCAGCTATGCCAAATCTATATAACATTCTTGGTGGGTCTTGGGCAGTCATTCCTGGAGGATCAGTCAACATCACATCCTGCACCATTAATAAATCTGCCTTAGTCTTATCACCTGCTAGTACCCCGAGCAAAGCCAAAACATTACGTGCACCTTGAGAAGAGCCAATCAAATCAATAGGGCCTTCGGGAATCAATCCTTGATTCCTTGCGTCATTAAACGCATCAAGAATCGATTCGGCAATTGGACCAAAGCTACTTTTTTGCCAGATTTGTCGCCTTTCTTCACGATTCAACCCTTTGGCCTGATCAATACCGGGGTTGCCAATGGCAATAACCTTTCGACCAGTCAAGGCACTGATCAGATTCATTTTAGCTACAAACCATAGGTCTGTTGGGTCATTACCATAATCTACCAGGCTTAGAATTGGAACCTGATCAGACCTTTTGACACTATGCCTCGAACGCATTTCTTGAACTAATCGACCAATATCAAAAGGCAGTCCATTACGATCATCATAATGGAGTACTTCTGGAGCAAGTATTGCACGATTCTTACCGGAACCCCATAGTTTTTTCAAATAATCAACTATGTTAGGCTCTGTTAGTTCGTATCCTCCATACTGAGTGATGCAAAGCCTCTTATCACCAAAATACTCCACTGTAGGCTGGCGAGTTAGCCAGTCTTCCCCTATTTGACTTCCTTCTTCTACTAATCCACTAAGACGGGGTCTTTCTTCTCGATTATTACTCATTTTTAAAATAATACCTAAAATTACTATCTGTATATTATCACAAATACTCAATTTTTGCAAGATAATAATCTATATTACACTATATAAATTGAATTGGTTAGACTTCTAGATAATGATGAAGAGTTGTCGTCAAATACCAGACCAATATCGCCCCGAAGATTAGAAGAAAAGTCTGCCATGTTGCTAACCTACGTGACTCTGTATGATGGATACTAGGTATGATGTCACTAACGGCAATATAGATAAAAAATCCAGCTACTAGGCCAAGCATTGGAGCCTCAACCCCATCTAATCCTCCACCAAACTGATATACCGCTACTGCTGCCAAGGTGGTAGCGAGTGCGCTAAAAGCGTTGATTAGTAAGACTTTACTTCTAGTCATACCCTTATGAAGCATTAAGCCAAAATCGCCTATTTCTTGAGGAATTTCATGCAATGCGACTACCAAGGCTACTACCATACCAGTAGGGCCTGAAACCAAAAAACCTGCACCAATAGCCAGGCCGTCAATAAAATTATGTAAGGTATCTCCGATCACTATCAGACTAATTGCCGGGTCGGCTCCCGGATGATGATCCTTATCATCATGGTCATGATGATGAAACCAGCGAATTGAACGCTCCAATACGAAAAATCCTAAGATACCTATCAGGGCATAGACTAAGGCTCTTTGCCCATCTCCCTCATCTGCTGCTTCACCGAGCAAATCAATAAAAGCTGCAGACAAGAGCGCACCAGCAGCAAAAGGGGTAGCATAAT comes from Candidatus Saccharibacteria bacterium and encodes:
- a CDS encoding ZIP family metal transporter codes for the protein MSGLLNVIVFSLIGGLLSLIGGILLLASRNRAKLLANYATPFAAGALLSAAFIDLLGEAADEGDGQRALVYALIGILGFFVLERSIRWFHHHDHDDKDHHPGADPAISLIVIGDTLHNFIDGLAIGAGFLVSGPTGMVVALVVALHEIPQEIGDFGLMLHKGMTRSKVLLINAFSALATTLAAVAVYQFGGGLDGVEAPMLGLVAGFFIYIAVSDIIPSIHHTESRRLATWQTFLLIFGAILVWYLTTTLHHYLEV